Within bacterium, the genomic segment CACCGTTTTGAAGCGGATCAGCTGGAGGTTGGCGAAACTTTTATCCAAGGCGTCGGAGGTGGCGAAGTGGGTATAAAGGCCCGTCAGCTCCAACCCTTCGGCCTGACGCACGGCGGCAGCAAAAGCAGCCGCTTCCTGCCAGGGGATTCCCAGCCGCCCCATGCCGGTGTCGACTTTGATATGCACCCGCGTCGGCCGGTTGCGCTGCTGGGCAGCATGGCGGAGGAGTTCGGTGCTGCGGGTGTCGAAGAGAGTCGCATCCAGCTCCCAGTCGAGGAAGAGGGGGGCATCTTCGGGGGAGAAGCCGCCGAAGACGAGGATCGGGGCTTCGATCCCGCCCTTGCGCAGAGCCACGGCCTCGTCGACAACCGCCACGGCCAGATACGCCGCTCCCTCCTGGAGGGCAACCCGGCTGACCTGCAGGGCGCCGTGGCCATAGGCGTCCGCCTTGACTACCGCCATGATACCGGCTGGCTTCACGCGGTGGCAGATGCCCTGCAAGTTGAAAGCGATGGCCCCGAGGTCAATCTCCGCCCATGTCGGCCGCATTATCGCCCTCCAGCCTGGCCGAACTCGAGCAGATAGGCCCGGATGAAATCATCCAGGTCTCCATCCATCACCGCCTGAATGTTGCTGGTCTCATGATCGGTGCGGTGGTCCTTGACCATGTTGTAGGGATGAAAGACATAGGAGCGGATCTGGCTGCCCCAGGCGATATCCCGTTTGGTGCTCTCGAGCTTGGCCATTTTGGCCTGCTGCTCCTCGAGCTTGAGCTGGTAGAGGCGGGACATGAGGATCTTCATGGCCGACTCCTTGTTGCGGTGCTGCGAGCGTTCATTCTGGCACGAGACAACGATCCCGGTCGGGAGGTGAGTGATTCGGATCGCCGAGCTGGTCTTGTTGACGTGCTGGCCGCCGGCGCCGCTCGAGCGGTAGGTGTCGATGCGCAGGTCCTTTTCGTCCACGTCCACCTCGATCGCGCTGTCGACCTCGGGATAGACGAAGACTGAGGCGAAGGAGGTATGGCGGCGCTTGTTGGCGTCGAAGGGGGAAATACGCACCAGGCGATGAACGCCAGCTTCAGCCTTGAGGTGGCCGTAGGCGTAGGCGCCCTTGACCTCGATGGAGACGCTTTTAATGCCGGCCTCATCGCCGTCCTGAAGGTCGAGGATGTCCGATTCGTAGCCCTCGCGCTCGATCCAGCGCAGATACATACGCATCAGCATCTGCGCCCAGTCCTGGGATTCGGTGCCGCCGGCCCCGGGGTGGATGGTGAGGATGGCGCTCTTGTCGTCGCCGGGTCCGCCGAGCATCCTGCGGAACTCGAGGTCGGCGATTCCCTTTTCCAGCTCATTGCTCTCCGTCTCAAGATCCTGGAGGACGCCGGCATCCGATTCGCTCTCGGCGAGTTCATAGAGTTCACGGAAATCAGCCGCGCGCTGCGCCAGTTTTTGCCAGGCTTCGATCCAGTTGCGCCGTTCGGCGATGTCGCGCATCACCTGCTGAGCGGTCTCGTTGTCGTCCCAGAAGCCGGGCTGGGTTATTTTCTCCTCGAGCGCGGCCTTTTCGTTTTCTTTGGTCTCGATGTCAAAGGGACCTCCGCAGGGCGGCGATGCGTTCCTCGTGATCCTTGAGTCGGCTCTTGATGTCGATATTCATGCAACCTTCTGCCCTTCATGGATTGAACTATATTAAACAATTAATTTACAATATCAATGGCAAAGAATCAAGAGTTTAAAATGGCAGGGAATCCCCGAAAACGGGGGTCGCCGGCACAGCTGGGCAGGATAGAGATCTGGATCGTACCCGAGTCCGCGCGCGTACTGTGCCGGTGGGCGCGACGCGAGGTGAGGAGCGATTTTGGTTGCCTGATACCGCTTTTATGCCTACTTTAGGGCGCCGTGATTTTCACAAGCTATCAGGCCTTCATTCATGCAACTTTCCTTTGCCATCGAAAAAGAGCTGCCCGCCCTGCGCGCCGCGCTGGCGGAATCGCGTCAAGTGATTCTGAGCGCGCCGCCGGGGGCGGGCAAGAGTGTGCGCGTGCCGCTCGCCCTGCTGGACTCCCCCTGGCTGGCGGGTAAACGGATTATCCTGCTCGAGCCGCGGCGGCTGGCGGCGCGGCGCGCGGCCGAGTTCATGGCCTTGCAGCTTGGGGAACGCGCCGGTGAGCAGGTGGGCTACCGCATCCGTGGCGACCATGCGGTGAGCCGGGCGACGCGGATCGAGGTGGTGACGGAAGGTATTCTCACCCGCATGCTCCATGCCGACCCCGGGCTGCCGGAGGTCGGGATGGTGATCTTTGACGAATTCCACGAGCGCAGCCTTCACGCCGATCTCGGCCTCGCCTTCACTCTCGATGTCCAGCGCCATTTGCGCCCGGATCTGCGCCTGCTGATCATGTCCGCCACTCTGGACGGGTTGGCGCTCGCCAGACTGCTGCCGCAGGCCCCGGTCATCCAGGGAGAAGAAGCAGCCTTTCACGTCCAGACCTGGTACATCCGGCCGGCGCCCGGCCGAAGCTTCGAGCAACGTGTCGCCGCGGGGGTAGAACAGGCGCTTGCTGCGGGTGAGGGCGACCTGCTGGTCTTCCTCCCGGGGATGCGCGAGATCCGGCGGGTCGAGGAGCTCCTGCTGGAGCGGGTACAAACAGGGATTTTGATCTGTCCATTGCATGGCGATCTGCCGGTCCGCGTACAGGAAGCGGCGCTGACGCTGGCGCCGCCGCAGATGCGCAAGGTCATTCTTGCGACCAGCATTGCCGAGACCAGTCTCACCATTCCCGGAGTGCGCATGGTCCTCGACGGCGGTCTGGCGCGCACTGCGCGCTTCGATCCGCGTCGCGGCATGTCTACTCTGGTCACCCTTCCGGTCAGCCGCGCCCAGGCTGATCAACGCAGCGGCCGCGCCGGCCGTATCGCTCCCGGCCTCTGTTTCCGTCTCTGGAGTGAGGCCGAGCAGGAGCGGCTGCCCGAGTTCCCGCAGCCGGAAATCCGCACCGCCGATCTGGCCTCTCTCGCCCTCGACCTCGCCCTCTGGGGCGATCCGTTCGCCGTGCACCTCGCCTTTATCGATCCCCCCCCTGAAGTGCACCTGGGCCGAGCCCGCGAGCTGCTACAACGTCTCGGTGCTCTGGATGCCCATGGCAGCCTGACGCCGCACGGGCGCCTCATGGCCGACTTGCCGGTCCATCCACGCCTAAGCCATATGATTCTCAAGGCCAAAGAGGCTGGCTGGGCTGCGGCCGCCTGTGAATTGGCCGCCCTGCTCGAAGAGGGCGGTACGATCGGCCTCCCCGCCGGCCGGACCGATCTGGCGGCGCACTTGGAGGCCTACCGCCGGGATCGCGGCAATGGTTTTGGCCGCACCCGCCGCAGCCCTGCCGCTGCGAGCTTTTCCGCCGCCCGCATCGCGGCGCAGGAGCAACGGTTGCGCGAGCTGGTGGGCCTTGCTGACGACGAACCCGTGGCAGGACCGTCGGGCGTCCTCCTCGCCTGGGCCTACCCGGACCGGATCGCACGCCGCCGGCCGGATCGCCATGCGATTTACCTCCTGGCGAATGGCGCCACAGCGGGCCTGCCGGAAGGCGATCCCCTCGTCCGTGAAGAATTCCTCGCGGTCGCTGAGGCGGATGCCGGCTCCGGTGTCAGCCCGGGCGCAGGCCGCACGACTGCAGGCAAGATCTTTTTGGCGGCGGCTTTGAGCCGCGAGGCGCTGCTCAGCACCTTCGAGGGGGAAATGGAGAGCGGGGAGGTGGTGGACTGGGATGAATCGGAAAAGCGAGTTCGGGCGCGGCGGCTGATACGTCTGGGCGCCCTGATCATCACGGAAACGGCGATAACACCGCTGCCGGAGGCGTCGGCCGCAGCGATGATAACGGGCATCCGTCGTGCCGGTCTGCAACTCCTGCCCTGGGATAAGGAATCCCGGCGCCTGTGCGCACGTGTGCAGTGGGCCCGCCGTTTGCGCCCGGAGTGGCCCACATTTGACGAGGCCAGTTTGCTGGACGAACTGGAGGAGTGGCTGCGGCCGCACCTCCGGGGCCTGATGCGGCTCGAACAGCTGCAAAAGCTGCATCTGGTTGACCTCCTGCGCGCCCGCCTGACACCGGCGCAGCGCCACGAGCTCGAAATGCTCGCCCCCGCGCAGATGACGGTTCCAAGTGGCTCACGCATCCCGATCGAGTATCCAGCGGAAGGCTATCCCGTTCTTGCGGTCAAGCTCCAAGAGCTTTTCGGACTGACCGAGACCCCGCGCATCGGCGGCGACCGCATCCCACTCACCCTTCATCTGCTCTCGCCGGCCGCCCGGCCGCTGGCGGTCACGCAGGACCTGCGCAGCTTTTGGAAAAATACCTATCCCGAGATCCGCAAACAGCTGCGC encodes:
- the prfB gene encoding peptide chain release factor 2 (programmed frameshift) — encoded protein: MNIDIKSRLKDHEERIAALGGPFDIETKENEKAALEEKITQPGFWDDNETAQQVMRDIAERRNWIEAWQKLAQRAADFRELYELAESESDAGVLQDLETESNELEKGIADLEFRRMLGGPGDDKSAILTIHPGAGGTESQDWAQMLMRMYLRWIEREGYESDILDLQDGDEAGIKSVSIEVKGAYAYGHLKAEAGVHRLVRISPFDANKRRHTSFASVFVYPEVDSAIEVDVDEKDLRIDTYRSSGAGGQHVNKTSSAIRITHLPTGIVVSCQNERSQHRNKESAMKILMSRLYQLKLEEQQAKMAKLESTKRDIAWGSQIRSYVFHPYNMVKDHRTDHETSNIQAVMDGDLDDFIRAYLLEFGQAGGR
- the hrpB gene encoding ATP-dependent helicase HrpB, giving the protein MQLSFAIEKELPALRAALAESRQVILSAPPGAGKSVRVPLALLDSPWLAGKRIILLEPRRLAARRAAEFMALQLGERAGEQVGYRIRGDHAVSRATRIEVVTEGILTRMLHADPGLPEVGMVIFDEFHERSLHADLGLAFTLDVQRHLRPDLRLLIMSATLDGLALARLLPQAPVIQGEEAAFHVQTWYIRPAPGRSFEQRVAAGVEQALAAGEGDLLVFLPGMREIRRVEELLLERVQTGILICPLHGDLPVRVQEAALTLAPPQMRKVILATSIAETSLTIPGVRMVLDGGLARTARFDPRRGMSTLVTLPVSRAQADQRSGRAGRIAPGLCFRLWSEAEQERLPEFPQPEIRTADLASLALDLALWGDPFAVHLAFIDPPPEVHLGRARELLQRLGALDAHGSLTPHGRLMADLPVHPRLSHMILKAKEAGWAAAACELAALLEEGGTIGLPAGRTDLAAHLEAYRRDRGNGFGRTRRSPAAASFSAARIAAQEQRLRELVGLADDEPVAGPSGVLLAWAYPDRIARRRPDRHAIYLLANGATAGLPEGDPLVREEFLAVAEADAGSGVSPGAGRTTAGKIFLAAALSREALLSTFEGEMESGEVVDWDESEKRVRARRLIRLGALIITETAITPLPEASAAAMITGIRRAGLQLLPWDKESRRLCARVQWARRLRPEWPTFDEASLLDELEEWLRPHLRGLMRLEQLQKLHLVDLLRARLTPAQRHELEMLAPAQMTVPSGSRIPIEYPAEGYPVLAVKLQELFGLTETPRIGGDRIPLTLHLLSPAARPLAVTQDLRSFWKNTYPEIRKQLRTRYPKHPWPEDPFSAAPTRKTRHTSR